A section of the Herpetosiphonaceae bacterium genome encodes:
- a CDS encoding glycoside hydrolase family 43 protein, whose translation MRHVIVRSLLLIAALLLAACGNTQGGAQPSAESSAAPSSAASPVAQASSPPTPTTGPTPIPTPGPNEFANPILDQDFPDPDTLKVGDTYYAYATNTGGTNVQTATSTDLAHWQVVGEALPALPGWASGGFTWAPEVTTTADGKGYVMYFTARVAETTRQCIGVATSDKPEGPFQSTADKPFICPMEEGGAIDAGSFVDDDGTRYLLWKNDGNCCGSSTRIYLQKVSADGLTLESEPTKLIENDQPWEGIVVEAPTLWKHAGKYHLFYSANNYAGIDYTVGHAVADQILGPYTKPEKNPVLRSDLNNAAALGPGGQDIVLDKDGEAWMIYHSWDPTVTYRRMMIDELVWEGDTPVVKGPDNVPQALP comes from the coding sequence ATGAGACATGTGATTGTGCGCAGCTTGCTGCTGATCGCTGCGCTGCTGCTGGCCGCGTGTGGCAATACGCAGGGCGGCGCGCAGCCGAGCGCCGAGTCCAGCGCGGCTCCGTCGAGCGCGGCGAGTCCGGTGGCGCAAGCCAGCAGCCCGCCCACGCCCACCACTGGCCCGACGCCGATCCCAACGCCCGGCCCGAACGAGTTTGCCAATCCGATCCTCGACCAGGATTTTCCAGATCCCGACACGCTGAAAGTCGGCGATACCTACTACGCCTACGCGACGAATACCGGCGGGACCAACGTGCAGACCGCCACGTCCACCGATCTCGCCCACTGGCAGGTTGTGGGTGAGGCGCTTCCAGCCTTGCCGGGCTGGGCCAGCGGCGGCTTTACCTGGGCACCTGAGGTCACGACGACCGCCGACGGGAAGGGCTATGTGATGTACTTTACCGCGCGCGTCGCCGAGACGACGCGCCAGTGCATCGGCGTGGCAACCAGCGACAAGCCGGAAGGCCCGTTCCAGTCAACTGCCGACAAGCCCTTTATCTGTCCGATGGAGGAGGGCGGCGCGATCGATGCAGGCTCGTTTGTCGACGACGACGGCACGCGCTATCTGCTGTGGAAGAACGACGGCAACTGCTGCGGCTCGTCGACGCGCATCTATCTCCAGAAGGTTTCCGCCGATGGCCTGACGCTCGAAAGCGAGCCGACGAAGCTGATCGAGAACGATCAGCCCTGGGAAGGGATTGTGGTCGAAGCGCCGACGCTGTGGAAGCACGCGGGCAAGTACCACCTGTTCTACTCGGCCAACAATTACGCCGGGATCGACTACACGGTCGGGCATGCTGTGGCGGATCAGATCCTCGGCCCGTACACCAAGCCCGAAAAAAACCCGGTTCTCAGGAGCGACCTCAACAATGCCGCTGCGCTTGGTCCGGGCGGTCAGGATATTGTGCTGGATAAGGACGGCGAGGCCTGGATGATCTATCACTCGTGGGACCCGACCGTCACCTATCGGCGCATGATGATCGATGAGTTGGTCTGGGAGGGCGATACTCCGGTGGTGAAAGGGCCGGATAACGTGCCGCAGGCGCTTCCATAA